In Nocardioides sp. InS609-2, a single genomic region encodes these proteins:
- a CDS encoding electron transfer flavoprotein subunit alpha/FixB family protein, with translation MTEVLVLVDHVDGTVKKPTYELLTIAARLGEPSAVFIGAADQADAVAEAVKKYGAQKVYVVDDAEIKGYLVAPKAEALAQLVEKTAGEGGVAAVLISSSVEGKEIAGRLAIKTESGLITDAVDVQEGPVTTQSVFAGNFTVQAKVTQGTPIITVKPNSAAPEETEGAAAVEQFAVTISDAAKGAQIIASQPRQATGRPELTEAAIVVSGGRGTGGDFEPVEGFADALGAAVGASRAAVDSGWKPHSFQVGQTGKTVSPQLYVANGISGAIQHRAGMQTSKTIVAVNKDDEAPIFELVDFGVVGDLHKVLPAATEQINARK, from the coding sequence ATGACTGAAGTACTCGTTCTGGTCGACCACGTCGACGGCACGGTCAAGAAGCCGACCTATGAGCTGCTCACCATCGCGGCCCGCCTCGGCGAGCCCTCCGCGGTCTTCATCGGTGCTGCCGACCAGGCCGACGCCGTGGCCGAGGCCGTGAAGAAGTACGGCGCGCAGAAGGTCTACGTCGTCGACGACGCCGAGATCAAGGGCTACCTCGTGGCCCCGAAGGCCGAGGCGCTGGCCCAGCTGGTCGAGAAGACTGCTGGTGAGGGGGGCGTGGCCGCGGTGTTGATCTCGTCCTCGGTCGAGGGCAAGGAGATCGCGGGTCGCCTCGCCATCAAGACGGAGTCAGGCCTGATCACCGACGCCGTCGACGTGCAAGAAGGTCCGGTGACCACGCAGAGCGTGTTCGCCGGCAACTTCACGGTGCAGGCCAAGGTCACCCAGGGCACGCCGATCATCACGGTGAAGCCCAACTCCGCCGCCCCGGAGGAGACCGAGGGTGCCGCTGCCGTCGAGCAGTTCGCCGTCACGATCTCCGACGCCGCCAAGGGTGCGCAGATCATCGCCAGCCAGCCGCGTCAGGCGACCGGCCGCCCCGAGCTCACCGAGGCCGCGATCGTGGTCTCCGGTGGCCGTGGCACAGGCGGCGACTTCGAGCCCGTAGAGGGCTTCGCCGACGCGCTCGGTGCCGCGGTCGGCGCCTCGCGTGCCGCCGTCGACTCGGGTTGGAAGCCGCATTCCTTCCAGGTCGGCCAGACCGGCAAGACGGTCTCTCCGCAGCTCTACGTCGCCAACGGCATCTCCGGTGCGATCCAGCACCGCGCCGGCATGCAGACCTCGAAGACCATCGTCGCCGTCAACAAGGACGACGAGGCCCCGATCTTCGAGCTGGTCGACTTCGGTGTCGTCGGCGACCTGCACAAGGTGCTGCCGGCCGCGACCGAGCAGATCAACGCCCGCAAGTAG
- a CDS encoding SGNH/GDSL hydrolase family protein: MRVLLLGDSHLARIQPDDLTRIAAEVTNAAISGSFATDLADQVAGVADLASYDVVVIGVGTNDAAPWKQVPIETSERALADAVVRLPQRIVYVASPGVDETRLKRVADRTNEVLADYSRVAADVVAAAGGSVVDTPAVLASLGSAAFVDDGVHLAPAAYELLIPAIAAAVG; the protein is encoded by the coding sequence ATGCGCGTCCTGCTGCTCGGCGACAGCCACCTCGCCCGGATCCAGCCCGACGACCTGACGCGCATCGCGGCCGAGGTGACCAACGCCGCGATCAGCGGCTCGTTCGCCACCGACCTGGCCGACCAGGTCGCGGGTGTCGCCGACCTCGCGTCGTACGACGTCGTGGTCATCGGCGTCGGCACCAACGACGCGGCGCCGTGGAAGCAGGTGCCGATCGAGACCTCCGAGCGGGCGCTGGCCGACGCGGTCGTCCGTCTCCCCCAGCGGATCGTGTACGTCGCGTCGCCGGGCGTCGACGAGACCCGGCTGAAACGGGTGGCCGACCGCACGAACGAGGTGCTCGCCGACTACAGCAGGGTCGCCGCGGACGTGGTGGCCGCGGCCGGCGGCAGCGTCGTCGACACCCCGGCCGTGCTGGCTTCGCTGGGCAGCGCGGCGTTCGTGGACGACGGCGTGCACCTCGCGCCGGCGGCGTACGAGCTGCTCATCCCGGCGATCGCCGCCGCTGTCGGGTGA
- a CDS encoding glutamate-5-semialdehyde dehydrogenase: MSIEGDVRAVALRGREASFELALATRATKDDALLGMASALLASSDQVLAANADDVGRAEASGTPANIVDRLRLTPDRLDAMAQGLREVAGLPDPVGEVVRGSTLANGLELRQIRVPFGVVGMIYEARPNVTADAAGICLKAGNAVLLRGSSSARSSNTAIVQVLRDAAVEAGLPADVVQLVPGDSHESVKALMRARGLVDVLIPRGGAGLIRSVVEESTVPVIETGVGNCHVYVDAAADLDQALAIVLNAKTHRTSVCNAAESLLVHADLTQTFVPRVVEALTEAGVTVHGDAEFAAYDGVLPATDDDYAAEYLSLDISACVVDSVDDAIAHIRRFSSGHTEAIVTRDQATARRFVAAVDSAAVLVNASTRFTDGGEFGFGAEIGISTQKLHARGPMGLTEMTSTKYVVTGDGHVR; this comes from the coding sequence ATGAGCATCGAGGGTGACGTCCGCGCGGTGGCTCTGCGCGGCCGGGAGGCCAGCTTCGAGCTGGCGCTGGCGACCCGGGCGACGAAGGACGACGCACTGCTCGGGATGGCGTCTGCCCTGCTGGCGTCGTCGGATCAGGTGCTGGCCGCGAACGCCGACGACGTCGGACGCGCCGAGGCCTCGGGCACGCCCGCCAACATCGTCGACCGGCTGCGGCTCACTCCCGACCGCCTCGACGCGATGGCCCAGGGCCTGCGCGAGGTGGCTGGCCTCCCCGACCCGGTGGGGGAGGTGGTGCGCGGCTCGACGCTCGCCAACGGGCTCGAGCTGCGTCAGATCCGGGTGCCCTTCGGAGTGGTCGGGATGATCTACGAGGCCCGCCCCAATGTCACCGCCGACGCCGCGGGCATCTGCCTCAAGGCGGGCAACGCGGTGCTGCTGCGGGGCTCGTCGAGCGCGCGGTCGTCGAACACCGCCATCGTGCAGGTGCTGCGCGATGCAGCCGTGGAAGCCGGTCTGCCCGCTGACGTCGTACAGCTCGTGCCGGGTGACTCTCACGAGAGCGTCAAGGCGCTGATGCGGGCCCGCGGGCTGGTCGACGTACTGATCCCGCGCGGTGGGGCCGGCCTGATCCGATCGGTCGTCGAGGAGTCGACGGTGCCGGTCATCGAGACGGGCGTGGGCAACTGCCACGTGTACGTCGACGCGGCCGCCGACCTCGACCAGGCGCTGGCCATCGTGCTGAACGCCAAGACCCACCGCACCAGCGTCTGCAACGCCGCCGAGTCGCTCCTCGTGCACGCCGACCTCACCCAGACCTTTGTGCCGCGGGTGGTCGAGGCGCTGACCGAGGCGGGCGTGACCGTGCACGGTGACGCCGAGTTCGCGGCGTACGACGGAGTGTTGCCGGCCACGGACGACGACTACGCCGCGGAGTACCTCTCCCTCGACATCTCCGCCTGCGTCGTCGACTCGGTGGACGACGCGATCGCCCACATCCGGCGCTTCTCGAGCGGCCACACCGAGGCGATCGTGACGCGGGACCAGGCGACAGCACGTCGCTTCGTGGCCGCCGTCGACTCGGCTGCGGTGCTCGTGAACGCCTCGACGCGCTTCACCGACGGCGGTGAGTTCGGGTTCGGCGCCGAGATCGGCATCAGCACCCAGAAGCTGCACGCGCGCGGGCCGATGGGGCTCACCGAGATGACCTCGACCAAGTACGTCGTGACCGGAGATGGCCACGTGCGCTGA
- the nadD gene encoding nicotinate-nucleotide adenylyltransferase: MPATQTPSRARRVGVMGGTFDPIHHGHLVAASEVQAWFGLDEVVFVPTGAPWQKSDRSVSPPEHRYLMTVIATAANPRFRVSRVDIDRDGPTYTIDTLRDLREQMPDAELYFITGADALADIFTWRDADDMFELAQFVGCTRPGYEMDAKTLDAIPSDRVTMVEIPALAISSTDCRKRKERGEPVWYLVPDGVVQYIAKHHLYPGPDPAPQNVPGDPPA; encoded by the coding sequence GTGCCGGCAACCCAGACTCCGTCCCGAGCCCGCCGCGTCGGGGTGATGGGTGGCACGTTCGACCCGATCCACCACGGCCACCTCGTGGCCGCGTCCGAGGTGCAGGCGTGGTTCGGCCTCGACGAGGTCGTCTTCGTGCCCACCGGAGCGCCGTGGCAGAAGTCCGACCGCTCGGTGTCGCCGCCGGAGCACCGCTACCTGATGACGGTCATCGCGACGGCCGCCAACCCGCGCTTCCGGGTCTCGCGCGTCGACATCGACCGCGACGGGCCGACGTACACGATCGACACGCTGCGCGACCTGCGCGAGCAGATGCCCGACGCCGAGCTCTACTTCATCACCGGCGCCGACGCGCTGGCCGACATCTTCACCTGGCGTGACGCCGACGACATGTTCGAGCTCGCCCAGTTCGTCGGCTGCACCCGCCCCGGCTACGAGATGGACGCGAAGACGCTCGACGCCATCCCGTCCGACCGGGTCACGATGGTCGAGATTCCCGCCCTCGCCATCTCTTCCACCGACTGCCGCAAGCGCAAGGAACGCGGCGAGCCCGTGTGGTACCTCGTCCCCGACGGGGTGGTCCAGTACATCGCCAAGCACCACCTCTATCCCGGGCCCGACCCGGCTCCCCAGAACGTCCCAGGAGACCCGCCTGCATGA
- the rsfS gene encoding ribosome silencing factor has product MTATDHAIELVHAAARAASEKLATKIIAFDVSEQLAITDAFVLASATNDRQVKAIVDEIEDKLREIGAKPIRREGERDGRWVLIDYGDVVVHVQHEEERQFYALERLWRDCPSIKLPADVTSNER; this is encoded by the coding sequence ATGACCGCCACCGACCACGCCATCGAGCTCGTCCACGCCGCCGCCCGCGCGGCGTCCGAAAAGCTCGCGACCAAGATCATCGCCTTCGACGTGAGCGAACAGCTCGCGATCACCGACGCCTTCGTGCTGGCCTCGGCCACCAACGACCGGCAGGTCAAGGCCATCGTCGACGAGATCGAGGACAAGCTCCGCGAGATCGGCGCCAAGCCGATCCGCCGCGAGGGCGAGCGCGACGGACGCTGGGTGCTCATCGACTACGGCGACGTCGTCGTACACGTGCAGCACGAGGAGGAGCGGCAGTTCTACGCCCTCGAGCGGCTCTGGCGCGACTGCCCAAGCATCAAGCTGCCTGCCGACGTCACCTCCAACGAGCGGTGA
- a CDS encoding histidine phosphatase family protein has product MSRRLVLLRHGRTAWNHARRVQGQLDAELDDSGRAQADAVATVLATLEPTLLWSSDLVRARDTALTVGKAAGLDPTYDERLREFSLGEREGITHDEYAALAPEEFERFRRGHYDAAPGAEPTSEVRIRMHAVLTELLAALGPGETGVAVSHGAAIRVATGAMLDWPDDQFHSLRGLDNCAWVLLEEHPEVSALRLGAYNRTV; this is encoded by the coding sequence GTGAGCCGGCGCCTCGTCCTGCTTCGGCACGGCCGCACCGCGTGGAACCACGCCCGTCGTGTCCAGGGACAGCTGGATGCCGAGCTCGACGACAGCGGACGAGCCCAGGCAGATGCCGTGGCGACGGTCCTGGCCACGCTCGAGCCGACGTTGCTCTGGTCGTCTGACCTGGTGCGAGCTCGTGACACCGCGCTGACGGTGGGCAAGGCCGCCGGCCTGGACCCGACGTACGACGAGCGCCTGCGCGAGTTCTCCCTGGGCGAGCGCGAGGGCATCACGCATGATGAGTACGCGGCGCTGGCACCCGAGGAGTTCGAGCGTTTCCGTCGCGGCCACTACGACGCGGCTCCGGGCGCCGAGCCGACCAGCGAGGTCCGGATCCGCATGCACGCCGTACTCACCGAGCTCCTCGCCGCTCTGGGGCCGGGGGAGACCGGCGTGGCCGTCTCGCACGGGGCGGCCATCCGCGTCGCGACCGGCGCGATGCTCGACTGGCCCGACGACCAGTTCCACTCGCTGCGTGGCCTCGACAACTGTGCCTGGGTGCTGCTCGAGGAGCACCCGGAGGTCTCCGCACTGCGACTCGGCGCCTACAACCGCACCGTGTGA
- a CDS encoding DUF4396 domain-containing protein, producing MNARNSMAANATLHCLTGCAIGEVAGLMVGTALELSTGVTIALAVGLAFLFGYALSTLPLISAGLGFFAALSVVFAADTLSIATMEIVDNLVMAMIPGAMDAGLVNPIFWIGMMISLSVAFIAAFPVNRYLIDKGKGHALTHRYHEGMDHAGMDHEGMDHEGHAASDAHH from the coding sequence ATGAATGCGCGTAACAGCATGGCCGCCAACGCCACGTTGCACTGCCTCACCGGCTGTGCGATCGGAGAGGTCGCCGGCCTGATGGTCGGCACGGCGCTGGAACTGTCCACCGGCGTCACCATCGCCCTGGCCGTCGGGCTCGCATTCCTGTTCGGCTACGCGCTCTCCACGCTGCCCCTCATCTCGGCGGGACTCGGCTTCTTCGCCGCGCTGAGCGTGGTGTTCGCGGCCGACACCCTCTCCATCGCGACCATGGAGATCGTCGACAACCTCGTCATGGCGATGATCCCCGGCGCCATGGACGCCGGGCTGGTCAACCCCATCTTCTGGATCGGGATGATGATCTCGCTCTCCGTCGCTTTCATCGCGGCCTTCCCGGTCAACCGCTACCTCATCGACAAGGGCAAGGGCCACGCCTTGACTCACCGGTATCACGAGGGCATGGACCACGCGGGCATGGACCACGAGGGCATGGACCACGAGGGCCACGCCGCCAGCGACGCCCACCACTGA
- a CDS encoding heavy metal-associated domain-containing protein: MCTTNTTHTVQGMTCTSCAGKVTAAVAEVAGVENTEVDLASGTLTVTGQEYDDNQVRAAITAAGYRVA; encoded by the coding sequence ATGTGCACCACGAACACCACTCACACCGTCCAGGGCATGACCTGCACCAGCTGCGCGGGCAAGGTCACCGCGGCCGTCGCCGAGGTGGCAGGGGTCGAGAACACCGAAGTCGACCTCGCCAGCGGCACCCTGACCGTCACCGGGCAGGAGTACGACGACAACCAGGTCCGCGCCGCCATCACCGCGGCCGGCTACCGGGTCGCCTGA